One stretch of Amycolatopsis tolypomycina DNA includes these proteins:
- a CDS encoding SAM-dependent methyltransferase gives MTGELSWVPPEIDTTVPNPARVYDFWLDGDHNFAADRALGEQILKIMPGVRDAARLNRAFLRRAARYMVDAGVRQFLDVGSGIPTVGNLHEIVQQVDPACRVLYVDREPVAVAHSELLLQDNDNCAVLQADLRDVNDIFDAEPARRLLDPEQPTGVFMLLLLHFVPDEWEPAGILARYRDRLAPGSFLAVTHVAADSGSERLDEAVEVYKTGQNQQNQPFPRTHDQVLRFFEGFDLVEPGLVGCAMWNPEGVGDMSDDPSVNSLPYAGVGRKP, from the coding sequence GTGACCGGAGAACTGAGCTGGGTACCGCCGGAGATCGACACCACGGTGCCGAACCCGGCCCGGGTGTACGACTTCTGGCTCGACGGCGACCACAACTTCGCCGCCGACCGCGCCCTCGGGGAGCAGATCCTCAAGATCATGCCCGGCGTCCGCGACGCGGCCCGGCTCAACCGCGCCTTCCTGCGCCGCGCCGCGCGGTACATGGTCGACGCCGGGGTCCGGCAGTTCCTCGACGTCGGCTCCGGCATCCCGACCGTCGGCAACCTGCACGAGATCGTCCAGCAGGTGGATCCGGCGTGCCGGGTGCTCTACGTCGACCGCGAGCCGGTCGCCGTCGCGCACAGCGAGCTGTTGTTGCAGGACAACGACAACTGCGCGGTGCTCCAGGCCGACCTGCGCGACGTCAACGACATCTTCGACGCCGAACCCGCCCGCCGGCTGCTCGACCCCGAGCAGCCGACCGGCGTGTTCATGTTGCTGCTGCTGCACTTCGTGCCGGACGAGTGGGAACCGGCCGGCATCCTGGCCCGCTACCGCGACCGGCTCGCGCCGGGCAGCTTCCTGGCCGTCACGCACGTCGCGGCGGACTCCGGGTCGGAGCGCCTCGACGAGGCGGTCGAGGTGTACAAGACGGGCCAGAACCAGCAGAACCAGCCGTTCCCGCGCACGCACGACCAGGTGCTCCGGTTCTTCGAGGGCTTCGACCTCGTCGAACCGGGCCTGGTCGGCTGCGCGATGTGGAACCCCGAGGGCGTCGGCGACATGTCCGACGACCCCTCGGTCAACTCCCTTCCGTACGCGGGTGTGGGCCGGAAGCCCTAG
- a CDS encoding (Fe-S)-binding protein produces the protein MLVRLILGLLMTVVGLAVAGKRVAFLYRLIKAGQPDTKRSDELGARVFAQVREVFGQRKLLKWSVPGLAHFFTFWGFVILASVYLEAYGALFDEKFAIPWIGHWAVLGFLQDFIAVAVAVSLGVFTIIRLRNAPERKDRASRFYGSHTGGAWLILVMIFNVVWTMFFFRGASSASGNFPYDSGAYVSLGVGNLLEPLGHSATEVLETIGLLLHIGVMLVFLSIVLYSKHLHIFVAPINVSAKRLPDALGPLLPMESGGKPIDFEDPGEDDTFGRGKIGDFTWKGMLDFATCTECGRCQSQCPAWNTGKPLSPKLVIMNLRDNLFEEAPYILAGTEHEGARPLVGPEDDGGVIDPDVLWSCTTCGACVEQCPVDIEHVDHIVDMRRYQVMIESAFPTELGGLFKNLETKGNPWGQNNSERLAWTKDLGFDVPVFDGELAEDVEYVYWVGCAGAFDDQARKTVRATAELLHIAGVKYVVLGKEESCTGDPARRAGNEFLFQMMAQQTAETLNAVFEGREPRLRKIVTTCPHCLNTLSREYPDLDGHYEVVHHTQLLNRLVRGGQLTPVKPVEDGPKVTYHDPCYLGRHNKVYTPPRELVGATGAALTEMPRHADRALCCGAGGARMWMEEQIGKRINLERVDEAIATDAETIVTGCPFCRVMLTDGLVQRQSEQKAENVDVRDVAQLLLERVKAGDTSDTSAPKV, from the coding sequence GTGCTCGTTCGTCTCATCCTCGGCCTGCTCATGACCGTCGTCGGCCTCGCCGTCGCCGGCAAGCGCGTGGCCTTCCTGTACCGGCTGATCAAGGCCGGCCAGCCCGACACCAAGCGCTCCGACGAGCTCGGTGCGCGGGTCTTCGCGCAGGTGCGCGAGGTGTTCGGCCAGCGCAAGCTGCTGAAGTGGTCGGTGCCGGGCCTGGCGCACTTCTTCACGTTCTGGGGCTTCGTGATCCTCGCCTCCGTGTACCTCGAGGCGTACGGCGCGCTGTTCGACGAGAAGTTCGCCATCCCGTGGATCGGCCACTGGGCGGTGCTCGGGTTCCTGCAGGACTTCATCGCGGTCGCGGTGGCCGTCTCGCTCGGCGTGTTCACGATCATCCGCCTGCGCAACGCCCCCGAGCGCAAGGACCGCGCGTCCCGGTTCTACGGCTCGCACACCGGCGGCGCGTGGCTGATCCTGGTCATGATCTTCAACGTCGTCTGGACGATGTTCTTCTTCCGCGGCGCGTCTTCGGCGTCCGGCAACTTCCCCTACGACTCCGGCGCGTATGTCTCCCTCGGCGTCGGGAACCTCCTGGAGCCGCTCGGGCACTCGGCGACCGAGGTGCTGGAGACGATCGGCCTGCTGCTGCACATCGGCGTCATGCTGGTGTTCCTCAGCATCGTGCTCTACTCCAAGCACCTGCACATCTTCGTGGCGCCGATCAACGTCTCGGCGAAGCGGCTGCCGGACGCGCTCGGCCCGCTGCTGCCGATGGAGTCCGGCGGCAAGCCGATCGACTTCGAGGACCCGGGCGAGGACGACACGTTCGGCCGCGGCAAGATCGGCGACTTCACGTGGAAGGGCATGCTGGACTTCGCCACGTGCACCGAGTGCGGCCGCTGCCAGTCGCAGTGCCCGGCGTGGAACACCGGCAAGCCGCTGTCGCCCAAGCTCGTCATCATGAACCTGCGCGACAACCTGTTCGAGGAGGCGCCCTACATCCTCGCGGGCACCGAGCACGAGGGCGCGCGCCCGCTGGTCGGCCCGGAGGACGACGGCGGCGTCATCGACCCGGACGTCCTCTGGTCGTGCACCACCTGCGGCGCGTGCGTCGAGCAGTGCCCGGTGGACATCGAGCACGTCGACCACATCGTCGACATGCGCCGCTACCAGGTGATGATCGAGTCGGCGTTCCCGACCGAGCTGGGCGGGCTGTTCAAGAACCTGGAGACCAAGGGCAACCCGTGGGGCCAGAACAACTCCGAGCGCCTCGCCTGGACCAAGGACCTCGGCTTCGACGTCCCGGTGTTCGACGGTGAGCTGGCCGAGGACGTCGAGTACGTCTACTGGGTCGGCTGCGCGGGCGCGTTCGACGACCAGGCCCGCAAGACCGTCCGCGCCACGGCCGAGCTGCTGCACATCGCCGGGGTGAAGTACGTGGTGCTGGGCAAGGAGGAATCCTGCACCGGCGACCCGGCCCGCCGCGCGGGCAACGAGTTCCTCTTCCAGATGATGGCGCAGCAGACGGCCGAGACGTTGAACGCCGTGTTCGAGGGCCGCGAGCCGCGGCTGCGCAAGATCGTCACGACCTGCCCGCACTGCCTCAACACGCTGAGCCGCGAGTACCCGGACCTGGACGGGCACTACGAGGTCGTCCACCACACCCAGCTGCTCAACCGCCTGGTCCGCGGCGGGCAGCTGACCCCCGTCAAGCCGGTCGAGGACGGCCCGAAGGTCACCTACCACGACCCCTGCTACCTGGGCCGCCACAACAAGGTCTACACCCCGCCGCGCGAGCTGGTCGGCGCGACGGGCGCGGCCTTGACGGAGATGCCCCGCCACGCCGACCGGGCCCTGTGCTGCGGCGCGGGCGGCGCCCGCATGTGGATGGAGGAGCAGATCGGCAAGCGCATCAACCTGGAACGCGTCGACGAAGCGATCGCCACGGACGCGGAAACGATCGTGACGGGCTGCCCGTTCTGCCGCGTGATGCTGACCGACGGCCTGGTCCAGCGCCAGAGCGAGCAGAAGGCGGAGAACGTCGACGTCCGCGATGTGGCGCAGCTGCTGCTGGAGCGGGTGAAGGCCGGGGACACCTCGGACACCTCGGCGCCGAAGGTCTGA
- a CDS encoding glycoside hydrolase family 3 protein yields the protein MRLSLFRRALVPAVAATMLLASSPALAAPPPPFRDPSLPLATRIDDLLSRLTADEKISLLHQYQPAIPRLGIGVFKTGTEALHGVAWSTDYDNSGAVVKADGTVFPQAIGLATTWDPALVKQVGAAVGQEARGFNARNPTLWGLNLWAPVVNLLRDPRWGRNEEGYSEDPYLTGELAIAYGHGMQGDDPRYLQAAPTLKHYLAYNNEVNRDTTSSSVPPKILHDYDEQAFRVPLQAGAANAVMPSYNLVNGRPNHVSPDLDDKLRKWAPQDIAVVSDAGAPSNLVNSEKYYPTKAEGNAAALKAGLDSFTDNDTDGSITTNAVKEAIAKGLLTMADVENADRHLLSLRFRLGEFDPPGSNPYAKITPAVIGSPEHQALARKAADEQMVLLRNNGGALPLKAEQNKKVAVVGPLSNTLYEDWYSGAMQYKVTPLQGIKERLGSAGTVASSEGVDRIALKDLATGRYLTAPATTGKVTAGGTVAGTGESFDVYDWGAGKNTLRAAANGKFLSYSGGALVNDVDQPAGWFVQQQLKLTAQPDGSYVLEYAGNEVNEPWFGPNKFAVVGADGVLTISSPDAAHATKFGREVLSSGVESAVAAAKGADTAVVVVGSMPFINGREANDRTSTELAPAQRALIEAVQKANPHTIVVVENSYPTTGWDTLSVPGILWTSHAGQETGHGVADVLFGDKDPGGRLTQTWYASDAGLPSILDYDIAKTGMTYQYYRGKPLFPFGYGLSYTSFRYDNVRASQAGGKVKVSVDVTNTGARSGSDVVQLYSKNSGVQRLRDFSKLTLAPKETRTVRFEVPVADLASWDVARERSVVAAGVYEFSVGRNATDLSAPQPVYVPGERPLPRDLSRPTQAQNFDDYSGATLTDTSKVSGTSVAATAGSWLAFKNVALGGPQKFTASVSATASAKITVRLGSPTGRVLGTVPVASTGDRYAYTTVSAALAKASGRQDVYLTFDGPVNLATFSLR from the coding sequence GTGCGCTTGTCCCTCTTCCGCCGTGCTCTCGTCCCGGCGGTGGCCGCAACCATGCTGCTGGCTTCGTCGCCGGCACTCGCGGCGCCGCCCCCACCCTTCCGCGATCCGTCGCTGCCCCTGGCCACCCGGATCGACGACCTGCTGTCCCGGTTGACGGCGGACGAGAAGATCTCGCTGCTGCACCAGTACCAACCGGCCATCCCGCGGCTGGGCATCGGGGTCTTCAAGACCGGCACCGAAGCCCTGCACGGCGTGGCCTGGTCGACCGACTACGACAACTCCGGTGCCGTCGTGAAAGCCGACGGCACGGTGTTCCCGCAGGCCATCGGCCTGGCCACCACCTGGGACCCCGCGCTGGTCAAGCAGGTCGGCGCGGCGGTCGGGCAGGAGGCGCGCGGCTTCAACGCCCGCAACCCGACGCTGTGGGGCCTCAACCTGTGGGCCCCGGTGGTGAACCTCCTGCGCGACCCGCGGTGGGGCCGCAACGAGGAGGGCTACTCCGAAGACCCGTACCTGACCGGCGAGCTCGCGATCGCCTACGGCCACGGGATGCAGGGCGACGACCCGCGGTACCTGCAGGCCGCGCCGACGCTGAAGCACTACCTCGCCTACAACAACGAGGTCAACCGCGACACCACCAGCTCCTCGGTGCCGCCGAAGATCCTGCACGACTACGACGAGCAGGCGTTCCGGGTCCCGCTGCAGGCGGGCGCGGCCAACGCCGTGATGCCGTCGTACAACCTGGTCAACGGCCGGCCCAACCACGTGAGCCCGGACCTCGACGACAAGCTGCGCAAGTGGGCGCCGCAGGACATCGCCGTGGTCAGCGACGCCGGCGCGCCGTCGAACCTGGTCAACTCGGAGAAGTACTACCCGACGAAGGCCGAAGGCAACGCGGCGGCCCTCAAGGCGGGCCTCGACAGCTTCACCGACAACGACACCGACGGCTCGATCACCACGAACGCGGTCAAGGAGGCGATCGCCAAGGGCCTGCTGACGATGGCCGACGTCGAGAACGCCGACCGGCACCTGCTGTCGCTGCGGTTCCGGCTCGGCGAGTTCGACCCGCCGGGCAGCAACCCGTACGCGAAGATCACCCCGGCCGTCATCGGCTCGCCCGAGCACCAGGCCCTGGCGCGCAAGGCCGCCGACGAGCAGATGGTGCTGCTGCGCAACAACGGCGGCGCGCTGCCGCTGAAGGCGGAGCAGAACAAGAAGGTCGCGGTCGTCGGCCCGCTGTCGAACACGCTGTACGAAGACTGGTACAGCGGCGCGATGCAGTACAAGGTCACGCCGCTGCAGGGCATCAAGGAGCGGCTCGGCTCGGCGGGCACGGTCGCGTCGTCCGAAGGCGTCGACCGGATCGCCTTGAAGGACCTGGCCACCGGCCGGTACCTCACGGCGCCGGCCACCACCGGCAAGGTCACCGCGGGCGGGACCGTCGCGGGCACCGGCGAGTCCTTCGACGTCTACGACTGGGGCGCGGGCAAGAACACGCTGCGCGCGGCCGCCAACGGCAAGTTCCTCAGCTACTCCGGCGGCGCCCTGGTGAACGACGTCGACCAGCCGGCCGGCTGGTTCGTGCAGCAGCAGCTGAAGCTCACCGCCCAGCCCGACGGCAGCTACGTGCTCGAGTACGCGGGCAACGAGGTGAACGAGCCGTGGTTCGGCCCGAACAAGTTCGCCGTCGTCGGCGCGGACGGTGTCCTGACGATCTCGTCCCCGGACGCCGCGCACGCCACCAAGTTCGGCCGTGAGGTGCTCAGCAGCGGCGTCGAGAGCGCCGTGGCCGCCGCCAAGGGCGCGGACACCGCCGTGGTCGTGGTCGGCAGCATGCCGTTCATCAACGGCCGCGAGGCCAACGACCGCACGAGCACCGAGCTCGCCCCGGCGCAGCGCGCGCTGATCGAGGCGGTGCAGAAGGCGAACCCGCACACGATCGTCGTGGTGGAGAACAGCTACCCGACGACCGGCTGGGACACCCTGTCGGTGCCCGGCATCCTGTGGACCAGCCACGCCGGGCAGGAAACCGGGCACGGCGTCGCGGACGTCCTCTTCGGCGACAAGGACCCGGGCGGGCGGCTGACGCAGACCTGGTACGCCTCCGACGCCGGGCTGCCGAGCATCCTGGACTACGACATCGCCAAGACCGGGATGACCTACCAGTACTACCGCGGGAAGCCGCTGTTCCCGTTCGGCTACGGGCTCAGCTACACCAGCTTCCGGTACGACAACGTCCGCGCTTCCCAGGCCGGCGGCAAGGTCAAGGTGAGCGTCGACGTGACGAACACCGGCGCCCGCAGCGGCTCCGACGTCGTCCAGCTCTACTCGAAGAACTCCGGCGTGCAGCGGTTGCGGGACTTCTCGAAGCTGACGCTGGCGCCGAAGGAGACCCGCACGGTGCGGTTCGAGGTGCCCGTGGCGGACCTGGCGTCCTGGGACGTCGCCCGCGAGCGGTCCGTGGTGGCGGCCGGGGTGTACGAGTTCTCGGTGGGCCGCAACGCCACCGACCTCTCGGCACCGCAGCCCGTCTACGTGCCGGGGGAGCGGCCGCTGCCGCGCGACCTGAGCCGTCCGACGCAGGCCCAGAACTTCGACGACTACTCCGGCGCGACGCTGACGGACACGTCGAAGGTTTCGGGTACGTCGGTGGCGGCCACCGCGGGCAGCTGGCTGGCGTTCAAGAACGTCGCACTGGGCGGCCCGCAGAAGTTCACGGCTTCGGTGTCCGCGACGGCGTCGGCGAAGATCACCGTCCGCCTCGGCTCGCCGACCGGTCGCGTGCTCGGCACGGTGCCGGTGGCTTCGACCGGCGACCGGTACGCGTACACCACGGTGAGCGCGGCCCTGGCGAAGGCGAGCGGGCGGCAGGACGTGTACCTGACGTTCGACGGCCCGGTGAACCTGGCGACGTTCTCGCTGCGGTGA
- a CDS encoding diguanylate cyclase domain-containing protein: MTAPHPRGDAPRNTPSADRAARRLGTLARKWGYLISTTAYLPHTPEEIERELAALTRRLFDAVVSDPPDLEAAAAAGGRLVELRCVGAESLRRTLDVLGKGLLREPELRRVGGLAERVVSVLGALSSGYGEMLREDIQRRQEGLSRALLKVEQETRQKHVITRAQFEEVFAGSASGVALTELDGRVLRANGALAKTLNRTPAEIAAMSLFDLIHPEDVEQLRESYRDLVAGRLHRLRAGRRLVGKDGEPMWATFAASVIRDAVGAPRQLLTIVDDDTEVSLLQRRLSHQALHDVLTGLPNRQFFSTRLETLLRDADPARGVTLFHLDLDGFSQINGGLGQELGDRVLRGVAAKLKTVFEPEKALVARLGGDEFGVLVQNTEDTPGVVTLVRRITHELAEPEYVDGRRGVAVSAAIGVVHRPPRDSTPAELLQASDLTLRRAQRTGNQWGLFDRELDRRDRHGFGLAASMAGAWENGEIEARYRVLVSATSGAAEAVEARLCWNHPAEGVLPHETCVRLAAETGLALPLGTWLLRTAAERLAAAGLGVPLVVELTAQQAADPELVGEIRRVLGDTGLAPDLLRPGFPAASLAAEAVEAADNFKVLGEIGVRAEIHGFAEVTCLTEFPAHAVRIAAHLAARRAHPLVAGPLAALVDAAHAAGASVSVAGVRTADEAAWWQDRGADLLSGPAFPELPGGLPGC, translated from the coding sequence GTGACTGCTCCCCATCCCCGCGGCGACGCGCCGCGGAACACCCCGTCCGCCGACCGCGCGGCGAGACGGCTCGGCACGCTGGCGCGCAAGTGGGGCTACCTGATCAGCACCACGGCCTACCTGCCGCACACGCCCGAGGAGATCGAGCGCGAGCTGGCGGCCCTGACCCGGCGGCTGTTCGACGCGGTGGTGAGCGATCCGCCCGACCTCGAGGCGGCCGCGGCCGCGGGCGGGCGGCTGGTCGAGCTGCGGTGCGTCGGCGCGGAGAGCCTGCGCCGCACCCTGGACGTGCTCGGCAAGGGGCTGCTGCGGGAACCGGAACTGCGTCGGGTCGGCGGGCTCGCCGAGCGGGTCGTCTCGGTGCTCGGCGCCCTCAGCTCGGGCTACGGCGAGATGCTGCGCGAAGACATCCAGAGGCGCCAGGAAGGCCTCAGCCGGGCGCTGCTGAAGGTCGAGCAGGAGACGCGGCAGAAGCACGTCATCACCCGCGCGCAGTTCGAGGAGGTGTTCGCCGGCTCGGCCAGCGGCGTCGCGCTCACCGAGCTGGACGGCCGGGTGCTGCGGGCCAACGGGGCGCTCGCCAAGACGCTCAACCGCACGCCGGCCGAGATCGCCGCGATGTCCCTGTTCGACCTGATCCACCCCGAGGACGTCGAGCAGCTGCGGGAAAGCTACCGCGACCTGGTGGCCGGCCGGCTGCACCGGCTGCGGGCCGGCCGCCGCCTGGTCGGCAAGGACGGCGAGCCGATGTGGGCCACGTTCGCCGCCTCGGTGATCCGCGACGCGGTCGGCGCGCCCCGGCAGCTGCTGACGATCGTCGACGACGACACCGAGGTGTCGCTGCTGCAGCGGCGGCTGAGCCACCAGGCCCTGCACGACGTGCTCACCGGGCTGCCCAACCGCCAGTTCTTCAGCACCCGCCTGGAAACCCTGCTGCGCGACGCCGACCCGGCCCGCGGCGTCACGCTCTTCCACCTCGACCTCGACGGCTTCTCGCAGATCAACGGCGGGCTCGGCCAGGAGCTCGGCGACCGGGTGCTGCGCGGGGTCGCGGCGAAGCTGAAGACGGTGTTCGAGCCGGAGAAGGCGCTCGTGGCGCGCCTCGGCGGCGACGAGTTCGGCGTGCTGGTGCAGAACACCGAAGACACCCCGGGCGTGGTGACGCTCGTCCGCCGGATCACCCACGAGCTCGCCGAGCCGGAGTACGTCGACGGCCGGCGCGGGGTCGCGGTGTCGGCCGCCATCGGCGTCGTCCACCGCCCGCCGCGCGACAGCACGCCCGCCGAGCTCCTCCAGGCCTCGGACCTGACGCTGCGGCGCGCCCAGCGCACGGGCAACCAGTGGGGGCTGTTCGACCGCGAGCTGGACCGGCGCGACCGGCACGGCTTCGGCCTGGCCGCGTCGATGGCGGGCGCGTGGGAGAACGGCGAGATCGAAGCCCGCTACCGCGTACTGGTGTCCGCGACGAGCGGGGCGGCCGAGGCCGTCGAGGCCCGGCTGTGCTGGAACCACCCGGCCGAAGGCGTGCTGCCGCACGAAACCTGCGTGCGGCTGGCCGCGGAGACCGGGCTCGCGCTGCCGCTGGGCACATGGCTGCTGCGCACGGCAGCCGAGCGGCTGGCGGCGGCCGGGCTCGGCGTGCCGCTGGTCGTCGAGCTGACGGCGCAGCAGGCGGCGGACCCGGAGCTGGTCGGCGAAATCCGCCGCGTGCTGGGCGACACCGGCCTGGCACCGGACCTCCTGCGGCCCGGCTTCCCGGCCGCTTCCCTGGCCGCGGAGGCCGTGGAAGCCGCGGACAACTTCAAGGTGCTGGGCGAAATCGGCGTCCGGGCGGAGATCCACGGCTTCGCCGAGGTCACCTGCCTGACCGAGTTCCCGGCCCACGCGGTCCGGATCGCCGCGCACCTGGCCGCGCGGCGGGCCCACCCGCTGGTGGCCGGACCGCTGGCGGCGCTGGTCGACGCCGCGCACGCGGCCGGCGCGTCGGTGTCGGTGGCCGGGGTGCGGACGGCCGACGAGGCCGCGTGGTGGCAGGACAGGGGCGCGGACCTGTTGTCGGGCCCGGCGTTTCCGGAACTGCCGGGTGGCCTGCCCGGCTGCTGA
- a CDS encoding cytochrome P450 has product MTNARPVPGRRPLLGHTVPLLRDPLKFFTSLPAHGEVVKVQLGPLPVHVVTTPELAWQVLATDADKFDKGLVFDKMRPLFGDGLATSNGELNRRQRRLVMPAFGRTRIAGYAEHTMTKLAGELVDSWRPGEVVEFDKRMQDLVLTIAGQTLFSTALGDEALAEIRRSIPIMLKYVLVRAFSPKFVEKLPIPPNRRFDAAAARLRDVIGETVVAARADGADHGDLLSMLLLARDEDTGEGMSDRQVHDEVITILTTGAETTAVALAWFFHELGQHPDVERRFHAEVDEVLGGRPARFEDLPDLVYTHQIVNEIVRRTPPLILMRRAREDVELGGVAIPAGSEVAVSQHTLHRDPRWFPEPDRFDPDRWTPGHTAELPKGAYIPFGAGARLCPGHVFAPTEIGIVAATVGARWRLVPVPGKKVYAQIKATMQPNRLPMTVVPRRT; this is encoded by the coding sequence ATGACGAACGCGCGTCCCGTTCCCGGACGGCGGCCGCTGCTCGGGCACACGGTGCCCCTGCTGCGCGACCCGCTGAAATTCTTCACTTCCCTGCCCGCGCACGGAGAAGTCGTCAAGGTTCAGCTCGGCCCGCTGCCGGTGCACGTGGTCACCACCCCGGAGCTGGCCTGGCAGGTGCTCGCCACCGACGCCGACAAGTTCGACAAGGGCCTGGTCTTCGACAAGATGCGCCCGCTCTTCGGCGACGGGCTGGCCACCTCGAACGGCGAGCTCAACCGCCGTCAGCGCCGGCTGGTGATGCCCGCCTTCGGCCGCACGCGGATCGCGGGCTACGCCGAGCACACCATGACGAAGCTGGCCGGCGAACTCGTGGATTCGTGGCGGCCGGGCGAAGTCGTCGAGTTCGACAAGCGGATGCAGGACCTGGTGCTGACCATCGCCGGGCAGACGCTGTTCTCCACCGCGCTCGGCGACGAAGCACTGGCCGAGATCCGGCGGTCGATCCCGATCATGCTGAAGTACGTGCTGGTCCGGGCGTTCTCGCCGAAGTTCGTCGAGAAGCTGCCCATCCCGCCGAACCGGCGGTTCGACGCCGCGGCCGCCCGCCTGCGGGACGTGATCGGCGAAACCGTCGTCGCGGCCCGCGCGGACGGCGCCGACCACGGCGACCTGCTCTCGATGCTGTTGCTGGCCCGGGACGAGGACACCGGCGAAGGCATGTCCGACCGCCAGGTCCACGACGAGGTCATCACGATCCTGACCACCGGCGCCGAGACCACCGCCGTCGCGCTGGCCTGGTTCTTCCACGAGCTCGGGCAGCACCCGGACGTCGAACGGCGGTTCCACGCCGAAGTCGACGAAGTCCTCGGCGGCCGGCCCGCGCGCTTCGAGGACCTGCCGGATCTCGTGTACACGCACCAGATCGTGAACGAGATCGTCCGCCGCACCCCGCCGCTCATCCTGATGCGCCGTGCCCGGGAGGACGTCGAGCTCGGCGGCGTCGCGATCCCGGCGGGCAGCGAGGTCGCCGTCAGCCAGCACACCCTGCACCGCGATCCGCGCTGGTTCCCCGAGCCGGACCGGTTCGACCCGGACCGCTGGACGCCCGGCCACACCGCGGAACTGCCGAAGGGGGCGTATATCCCGTTCGGCGCCGGCGCGCGGCTGTGCCCTGGCCACGTGTTCGCGCCGACGGAGATCGGCATCGTGGCCGCGACGGTCGGTGCCCGGTGGCGCCTGGTCCCGGTGCCGGGCAAGAAGGTGTACGCGCAGATCAAGGCCACGATGCAGCCGAACCGGCTGCCGATGACCGTGGTGCCGCGGAGGACCTGA
- a CDS encoding alpha/beta hydrolase produces MPVKVTTALFACGVLFASLTAAVPAAAAAISCTDTDLPVSGPGLPPLVPGAPAVVHGRLCLPAGDAPDTVQLLVHGGTYNSAYWDLPYEPQRYSYQRDMAAHGYATFAADQLGAGRSSRPLSLPLSVWAAAESMHEVVGHLRAGRVGGVPFAKVVIVGHSVGSGIVAVEASTYRDVDGVVLTGITHLPALPVLALGAALGLQPAFLDGQLGTLGSDPLYFTTKPGARAGLFYAAGDADPAVIAADEATKDQVSVPGMGTVALFGIILPATWGITAPVLQVVGEKDVLFCGVLALRDCSDAAVLRAQEAPYYADPSKLSMFVLPGAGHSVALHENADEYRNATRSWLQDRVGIAPQGYHSIGRN; encoded by the coding sequence CTGCCCGTCAAGGTGACGACGGCCTTGTTCGCCTGCGGTGTCCTGTTCGCGTCGCTGACCGCGGCCGTGCCCGCCGCGGCTGCCGCGATCTCCTGCACCGACACGGATCTGCCGGTCTCCGGGCCCGGGCTGCCCCCGCTGGTGCCGGGCGCGCCCGCGGTCGTGCACGGCCGGCTGTGCCTGCCCGCCGGCGACGCACCGGACACGGTCCAGCTGCTCGTGCACGGCGGGACGTACAACAGCGCGTACTGGGACCTGCCCTACGAACCACAGCGCTACTCCTACCAGCGCGACATGGCCGCGCACGGCTACGCGACCTTCGCCGCCGACCAGCTCGGCGCCGGGCGCAGCAGCCGTCCGCTGAGCCTGCCGCTGTCGGTGTGGGCCGCGGCCGAGTCGATGCACGAGGTGGTCGGGCACCTGCGGGCCGGGCGGGTCGGCGGGGTGCCGTTCGCGAAGGTGGTCATCGTCGGGCACTCGGTCGGGTCGGGGATCGTCGCCGTGGAGGCGTCCACCTACCGCGACGTCGACGGTGTCGTCCTCACCGGCATCACCCACCTGCCCGCACTGCCCGTGCTCGCCCTCGGCGCGGCGCTGGGCCTGCAGCCGGCGTTCCTCGACGGGCAGCTCGGGACCCTCGGCAGCGACCCGCTCTACTTCACGACGAAGCCGGGCGCGCGGGCCGGGCTGTTCTACGCCGCCGGCGACGCCGACCCGGCCGTGATCGCGGCCGACGAGGCGACCAAGGACCAGGTTTCGGTGCCCGGGATGGGCACCGTCGCGTTGTTCGGCATCATCCTGCCCGCGACGTGGGGAATCACCGCACCGGTTTTGCAGGTGGTCGGGGAAAAGGACGTCCTTTTCTGCGGGGTGCTCGCGTTGCGCGACTGTTCGGACGCCGCGGTGCTGCGGGCGCAGGAGGCCCCGTATTACGCTGATCCGTCGAAGCTGTCGATGTTCGTGCTGCCCGGGGCGGGGCATTCCGTGGCGTTGCACGAAAACGCGGACGAATACCGCAACGCCACCCGTTCGTGGCTGCAGGACCGCGTCGGGATCGCTCCGCAGGGTTATCACTCGATCGGACGAAACTGA